A part of Fundulus heteroclitus isolate FHET01 chromosome 23, MU-UCD_Fhet_4.1, whole genome shotgun sequence genomic DNA contains:
- the ehd1a gene encoding EH domain-containing protein 1a, with protein sequence MFRKTLKKDPELFQNVSEGLRKLYRTKLFPLEDAYRFHDFHSPALEDADFDNKPMVLLVGQYSTGKTTFIRHLMEQDFPGMRIGPEPTTDSFIAVMHGEQDGVIPGNALVVDPKKPFRKLNAFGNAFLNRFMCAQMPNPVLESISIIDTPGILSGEKQRISRGYDFAAVLEWFAERVDRIILLFDAHKLDISDEFSEVIRALKNHEDKMRVVLNKADQISTQQLMRVYGALMWSLGKIINTPEVVRVYIGSFWAQPLLVPDNRKLFEAEEQDLFLDIQSLPRNAALRKLNDLIKRARLAKVQAYIISSLKKEMPSVFGKESKKKELIANLGEIYQKIEKEHQISPGDFPKLEKMQELLNGQDFTKFASLKPKLLEAVEDMLANDIARLMAMVRQEESAMPSQTVKGGAFEGTMSGPFGHGYGEGASEGIDELEWVVGRDKPSYDEIFYTLSPINGKVSGAAAKKEMLKSKLPNTVLGKIWKLADVDKDGYLDDEEFALANHLIKVKLEGHELPAALPEHLVPPSKRGTALEA encoded by the exons ATGTTCAGGAAGACCTTGAAGAAGGACCCCGAGCTGTTCCAGAACGTGTCGGAAGGGCTGCGGAAGCTCTACCGCACCAAGCTGTTCCCCCTGGAGGACGCCTATCGGTTCCACGACTTCCACTCCCCGGCGCTGGAAGATGCCGACTTCGACAACAAGCCCATGGTGCTCCTGGTGGGCCAGTACTCCACCGGCAAGACCACCTTCATCCGGCACCTCATGGAGCAGGACTTCCCCGGCATGCGCATTGGCCCCGAGCCCACCACGGACTCTTTCATCGCGGTGATGCACGGCGAGCAGGACGGGGTGATCCCGGGGAATGCCCTGGTGGTGGACCCCAAGAAGCCTTTCCGGAAACTCAACGCCTTTGGAAACGCCTTTCTCAACAG ATTCATGTGTGCCCAGATGCCCAATCCTGTCCTGGAAAGCATCAGCATCATTGATACTCCTGGAATCCTGTCTGGAGAAAAACAGAGGATAAGCAGAg GTTATGACTTCGCCGCAGTGCTGGAGTGGTTCGCCGAGCGCGTGGACCGCATCATCCTCCTGTTCGACGCCCACAAGCTGGACATCTCCGACGAGTTCTCCGAGGTGATCCGGGCGCTGAAGAACCACGAGGACAAGATGCGCGTGGTTCTGAACAAGGCGGACCAGATCAGCACCCAGCAGCTGATGAGGGTCTACGGAGCGCTGATGTGGTCCCTGGGAAAGATCATCAACACACCCGAG GTGGTACGTGTGTACATCGGGTCATTCTGGGCTCAGCCACTCCTGGTCCCTGATAACAGGAAGCTGTTTGAGGCGGAGGAGCAGGACCTGTTCTTGGACATCCAGTCTCTGCCACGCAACGCTGCCCTGCGCAAACTCAATGACCTCATCAAACGGGCGCGCCTCGCTAAG GTTCAAGCCTACATCATCAGCTCCCTGAAGAAGGAGATGCCCAGTGTGTTCGGGAAGGAGTCCAAGAAGAAGGAGCTGATCGCCAACCTGGGGGAGATCTACCAAAAAATCGAGAAGGAGCACCAGATCTCACCTGGAGACTTCCCCAAACTTGAAAAGATGCAG GAGCTGCTCAACGGTCAGGACTTCACCAAATTTGCGTCGCTGAAGCCCAAGCTGCTGGAGGCGGTGGAGGACATGCTCGCCAATGACATCGCCCGACTCATGGCGATGGTGCGCCAGGAGGAATCCGCCATGCCGAGCCAGACGGTCAAGGGCGGCGCCTTCGAGGGAACCATGAGCGGCCCCTTCGGCCACGGCTACGGCGAGGGCGCCAGCGAAGGCATCGACGAGCTGGAGTGGGTGGTGGGCCGCGACAAGCCCTCGTACGACGAGATCTTCTACACCCTCTCCCCCATCAACGGCAAAGTGTCCGGCGCCGCTGCCAAGAAGGAGATGCTGAAGTCCAAGCTGCCCAACACGGTGCTGGGGAAGATCTGGAAGCTGGCCGACGTGGATAAAGACGGCTACCTGGACGACGAGGAGTTCGCTCTGGCCAACCACCTGATCAAGGTGAAGCTGGAGGGCCACGAGCTGCCGGCGGCGCTGCCCGAGCACCTGGTGCCCCCGTCCAAACGCGGGACTGCGCTGGAAGCTTAG